The DNA region AAGACGGTTGAGCGTGTTCCGTCCAATAATGACATTGTATGATGCCACGACCTGCAATACCAAATACCTTACACGCAGAAGCTTGGCATCTTCATCAACACCAAAAACCGTGTCTAAATCCAGGTAGCCACGTACCCAGACCTGCTCTCCTGAAAAACCTACCAGAGTCCCAATGTATGGCATCAAGTCGTTCTCCGTCAAACCCAACTGATCGAACGCATCGCCGTAGATAATGTCTGCAGAACTTTCCTGGTCCAAAAGAACTCTTCGCACATTAAAGATGTTGATTCTTACCATTACTACCACAGGATCGTCTTTATGTGTCTTGATCCCCTCAAAATCTATCGATGATATCACGATATCTGGGCGACAGCGCTTGAAGCTTTCCTTCCTAGGGTATAACGGTTCCTTCGCAGCCCTCTCTCCTGACTTTATCTTCTTATCTCGCTGCTTACCACCTTCTCCTTTTACTTTACTTTGTTTGCCTTCCGACGATGCATCCCTCTGATCTCCCTCCTTTTCCATTTTTGCACGTTTCCTtttgaaagcatcatcctcctcgtccagAATGTAAGTGATTGCCCTCGCGCGGATCTCTGCCATCGACGGAGCCGTCTTACGGCTCAACTTACTGTTCAGCTTTCCTGGCTACAGCCCGTTCTTGAAAGCACGCGCGCAGGCATGTGGTTCAGACTCCTCAATTTTAACAGATGCCGCGTTGAATCGTTTCACGTACTGCTTGGTTTTGCTCGCGGAGAACTGGACGAGGAACTTCGATGAGAAGTCTCGAAAAATTGTGATGGATCCCCGAGGTAATGTCGTAAACCAAGCCATTGCCGTACCTTTGAATGTTGATGGGAACATCCTGCATTTCACCGTGTCGGAAGTGGCGCTAAttaccattttcgtgttgaaataaagTAGGTGTTCCTTGGGATCGGCTTTGCCACTATACGTTTCTAGAACGATGTTCTTCATGTTGTCCGGAATAGCCACCTCCCTCACCGCTGCTGAGAACGGCTCAAACTCCGCCACGGCTTCGGCTTCACGCTCTTCGTCGTCTTGTTGCTCGACACGATAATACTCTAACTGCTCCTGTAAGTAATCGTTCCGCTGCCGTATGTAATCAACATTACGGATCAGACGCCTCCAATCTCGACCGGTGATCAGAGCCTGTGGCGGCGGTGTTCCTTCCCCTGAGGCTCATGGCGAGTGTGTTGGTGACCTCTGTTGCTCCGGTGAGGACGGCGGAGAAGGCAAAGAAGgtgttggagaaggaggaggtggaggtggtggaggtggcggaGGAGTCAATTGCTCAGATTCGTCGCGTAGGACCTGCTCGCGTCGTGGCCTGAACCTCACGCGACGCGGTGGTGAACCGCTCTGCCTCTCCTGCTCTCCGTTGCGTCTTCGACAACGCGTCTCCATCAGATTTCACAAGCGAACCAAGAATTAAAACCAAAAATCCAAAAAGCGAAGAGAATCACGCAAAAAGTCGAACTTCTCTCcaccaaatcacaatccacgtagtccgggaatcgaagtctaccgttccccacagacggctccaaatgttctatccaagaacatagagatgaggtacggtacccatagcAAAAGGATcatgatgtgagaatctagagagagtttagagcgtaaccgctgagaaagtaactgaatttcaagctttttatttctcaaatgagctaagagtcccttacaatcgGTAACCGTCCCATATTTATAGATTCgggggttgggcttggcacCCCTAATttctcctaatgggccagttgggcctcccgggagaaggccTAATTTCCTGGCTTGTACGTCGCCCCGGGctagcgctcctgggcgagggaccctagggtctcgcccagtccaaccGGTTGTGTCGTGCCTTCGGCCATAACTCCACCTTGCAACACCTCACGAACAGAGCTGGAAGAATCATCAGATTTGTCGTTAACACCAAAGTTGCAAAAAGGCGGAGGGGAAAAACAACATTTAGCACTCCGAAGCATCAATCTGAACAAAAACACAGCACATGAAGCATCAAACTAGCTTCATAAAAGACCCTCTGTTGACAAATGCGGAACACAGACCGACCATAAAATTAGGAACCTGAAtcccacgtgtcaatttgttagatagctatataaattttttacaatctatttaatatttgattgggTTTTAAAAGGTGTATGATTtgcaaataaatattaatttttttatttaacaacatcattattttttttattttttttattttctaaatcaaatagatattaatttttttaaaaaattacagcatcaatattttttttgattttctttaaaaaattattttgtatatatttgaaGTAATTCACATTTTATTTCGAaaacaattaaaattttaaaattgatattctatataatttttataacaatataaaaagcataaaattatataaatttcgaaatatatacaaaataaaaacgaaataggaaataaaaacacaataattatttttttaaggaaaaaaacataaattatctGTCTAGCCAATTAAGGATAAATAGAATCAATAATATGTCCGGTtcaaaaaataatcaataataTGTCAAGATAAGATCAAGCTTTTTTTAGAAGATGATATCAAGCTTGAATAAAATGAGCTACTGATTATATATAATGATTATATATAATATGCAGACAGAAAATTACTTTTAGTGTCAATATtgactcaaacttggatgacttggaataaacacaataatgtcatactttatgatttatctttcacaatcctgatttgtgctactatcacattcatttttttaagattaatatgttggtaattccttatatttgtgatttgtgctattttcttcatattcatcaagaatgtgaaacgagttcctgttAATCTAAATCAGGCTTAGAAGATAAGTTTTTATGTTCACTTTACTTAGCATTTttgactcttctatttcatcatttacttaatttttaataattaacgTATTAATTGacatatcaaatacaatagacatatttctcGTGCAACACGcaggtaaaaaaacactaatatattttgaaaatagaaTGGTGTGCACATCGATCTCGACTCTCGACGCATCAAGTTGTCATCTATAATTTGTCCTTCATCTATCCTCCTAATGCAGTAGATCAATGAGTTTACCGTCCACCTGTAATTCTTGTGCGAGCACACACATAATACGTTACATAGAAACATACCCAGTACAAAAAATCCTAAATCCTTAATACTACTACTATGGTTAATTAAGTCATATGAAATAAGCACTTAAAAGAGAATCATAATTAACAGTAAAAAAACGGAATAACATagcatatataataaatttgGGTTCATATCATATCCTACTGCAAACCGGAGAGAAGAGATATAATTAGCTACTCGTAGTAATTGAATTACAAACCAAAATATTCCTTACAAAAGTAATGAATATTCATTgctcaaaaagaaaacaaaagtgaTAGAATAGGAAATATTCTTCCTGTAATTATGCCTAATTTCTTGTAATTATATTTATTCCTAGGTTGACTTTACCTGTATATTTACTCTTGCTATTGATCAATGAAAGGCACCAAATTATTTCCATACTCTTCCACTCTTACATGGTATCACGAGTTTTTTAAGTGATCCAAACCCTAGCCATTGTTTTTGCGTTGACGGCCGTGCCCCCTTCCCATCATTGCACCGCCTCCGCACACAGGCTCTTGAGCCGCCGCCGCCCACTGCAGCCGCCGCGCCACTCTCCTCCTCCATTGCTTCCACATAACTCTTCCCTTTCCCCTATTCTTTTACTCTCCACCACTGCTGTTCTTCTTCCAACCCagcatccttcttcttcttccctcagCACAGCCGCCGTTCAACACTGCCCTGTCAGTACCGTCGCCACCGCCTGCCAACCGCGCCGGTGCTTCTCCTCACAACCGCGAGCTCCTCTGTACCCAGCGCACGCGCGCCTTTTCTGCCCGCGCCGTCACCGCGCACCACCGCTGCCACTCGCGTGCCGCCCATCTTCGGCCACCCTTCCGCGCGCCGCCAGCACAGATCTCCTTCCCTCCGTGTTTGTGTGTAGATCCAGCAGCTATCCATACAGGAGACCCGACCCGTCTCCTTGCATCCGTGTCCGTTTGTTTTCTTCGTTCACGCGAACCGCCAGCACCGGGTCGTCCAGACCGAACCGGTTCTCCTAGACCGGACCctcaaaacacaaaaaaaaaaacctttttttCCTTCACTTTTGGCCAAACTCCTCACAATGACTTCTCAAGCCTCATCGGACAGCACCCCTGAGACCGTCACCACTCCTACGGTGGTCCCCCCAGTGGCTCCTCTTACCACGCCGGCCAAGTCTGATTTTCACCCGGCGCTTGCTGTTTCGAACATTAGGAATAACATTCCTATTAGGCTTGACATGGGCACTGACCGCTATGGCACTTGGGCGGAGCTTTTTCGCATTCATGCCCGTTCCCATCGGGTTCTGCATCACATTGTCCCTGGTGCGGACAAGCCTCCTCCGCTAGTCACTGACCCTACTTATGAGCAGTGGGCCACTTTGGATGCCACGGTCCTTCAGTGGATTTTTTCCACCATTTCTGTTGACCTGATGACCACCATCATGGAGCTTGACTCCACTGCTCTCAGTGCTTGGACGCGTTTAGCGGATCGATTTCATGATAATCAGAACGCCCGTGCAGTTACCCTAGAGCAGGAGTTTTCTGTTGTTCGCATGGAGGCTTTTCCGACCGTCGCCACCTACTGTCAGCGTCTGAAGACGCTTTCTGATCAGCTCCGTGATGTCGGGGCTCCTGTGAACAACCATCGTCTAGTATTGCAGCTCATCTCCGGCCTCACTGATGCTTATAAGGGTGTCGCCACTTTGATTCGCCAGAGCAATCCACTCCCCTCGTTTCATCAGGCTCGCTCCATGCTCACCTTGGAAGAAGCCGGTATGGCTAAGATGAAACCTGTTGAGCCTCCTACTGCCTATGTTGCTACTCAGCCGCGACCTTCTGATGCCTCTTCTCAGAGCTCTGATTGTCGGTCCTCCAATCGTTCTCGATCCCACAACTTTAAGGGTCGTGGTGGGAATCGTGGCAACGGTGGTggattgtgagacccaagtttttaagtttggaataaatcgaataaaattccttttcacgattaatttaatGTAACGtgaaaggaaaacctgaacaagtgtttattgaatgggataaatttgtgaaggagaaagttcaggtaaaagctaaggattgtaacaaagtcgataaaagttatagcacgattagtactcgcttaaacctaggacaaggaCCTTAGGGAAAGATTaattccacccttggaacactatgggaataaattccaaaaatcttcaagaggaatataagactttctcttattcctttccataacaagcgtttcgatacgaaaccctggaatgtactaacgccaaattccaatactcggaagtttaccgaaaccgaaaccctggtagttcagaaaccctaaaatcaacggacgatgaagactttttctattcggagcttcaaccCTAATACTCTTGATGTtctgaatctttcttcagaacaaagttttctcatccgacatcaactgcaaaaagtagtttttcgggtaaaccgatttacaccgacttctGATTGTttgattaaattccaagaaacctgttttgagttctggaattctgttgccagtacctatcttagaattctccgaggaatacgcaggaaaaatcggaatcgcggaattgtcatttttccaaattttccaaaactatgaatagcaggaaaatgaaaaaatttcaaaaaacttacccatttcttcccttgaacccgcgagcttccaAGAGAGGATGAGGAttttgattttcgccgtttcttgcccgtttgctgcaccgatcgttgctaatcgaagacttcGAGGTAGGATTAccatatctctcttctgatcgtcgtttctgtcgacttcttctatgtctttctgtgctcaaagttttgagctttttgtaaaactatccaaataagctgatttcagtgtctaaacttattccctgcatgctcctaggcgtgtttagcggattacattttgccgaatgtcgccgaaatgccgctgGGAtccatttctgttggaaaaacccatttctgggtaaagtttcgttctttacgttaaaaattcacgacttagcttagtgctagtaggattagttgtcataaacgtcgttgttgacgtccccatccaatttgtttttcaaaaatccagttttgaaattttgagctgaaaataatgaccaaaatacccctgcgacagtttttgatccgaaaatttttctgagcttagaaccgtcttagttacggctaatgataacctaggaaccaagtttgatcgaagaaaaatcgacccacctatttatgaaaagtggccgagagctccatcaaggggggaggaaatttcgtttttcgaaaacttgtcttaacgcgttaaattgtcgtacttcggagtttgtaatgtttcgtgtaaccctagtgcgtagtgtttgctgagtttctgactcattgtgcttgatttctgtgaatttgtcctaaggttcgtttgaagaactttgtgaagttcaagaggaggattgtgaaggaaactTGGAAGAATACCCTGGAAAaccaacaggtgagggctatTCACTGAATtctagataatgatttaggtgtcgacgaattcgacttgatttactgtttatgcacttgattgtgtttgactgggaaaaacgttttctgaggctacggctaacaattgataatcttttattgcttgattgttgttgagcttgattcacatgctaaatgctacctggttaatctaggatgtgtgatatttgccctatatgctaagtgctaaatggttactcctcaatgtgttgatatatgtgtcatgactgttggattgtactgttttgaatatgcaagtacacatatatctgttatgtaagacccaagattttaagcttaggatcagtggaagagatttccatttatgattagggttgatgtattgtgaagggaaacctgaactagagtttaccaaatgaaataaatttatgaaggagaaagttcaggaaaagtcaaaggattacatcatgatcgataaaagttatagtacgatcgttatacgcttaacctaggtcagaaaccctagtatatagctaattttcacttttaggcacgacggaagttaattccaaaaatcttcagagaaatgttagaacttctctttttccatatatcacaatcgtttcgaggcgaaactctaggatctacgaacgtccgattccaatcatcggaagtttgccgaaaccgaatccctggtatttcaaaaccctagaatttctcgacaatgaagactttatctattcagagcttcaaatgaatattctacacgcgtacacccatttctcttgatgatttcaatctttcttccgaaggaagttttcttttccgccattcgatgcaaaaagcaacttatcgggtaaaatagttttataccgactatgctttagttgccaaaaatacaaagagacctcattttagttttggaattctttcgccaaaacctatcttagaattcacggagaatgacgccggaaaaatcagattcgcgaaactttcattttaccgcgttttgccaacctctatatatagccaagaaatgagaaaaaaacacaaaaactacccatttcttcccaaggaggccgcgagtttgctaaggagaggaggagaagagattttgttcaatccttgcttgatcgtcgatcaatcagttgctacttcaaggtgtcgaggtatagtcgctaatccttacctctgatcgctttttccatagcttttctgtagagttttccgagcggatagtttatgggtttttgcaaaactatcctgaatctttcatttctgattctaaacttcttctatatgtgcccaagatcacttctgccggattagattttccgttatgtcgccggaattccgccggaatcaattttagccttaaatacccatttttggagtttttgaggtaaagcttcaacctttaggctaaaaattatcgccttagcttagtgttagtaggattagttgtcataaacgtcgttagtaacgtccctgcaaaatttggtttttgggatttcagttttgaaatttctaagttaaaaatcatgaccaaaatacccctgcgacagttttcgatccgataatttttccgagttcagaatacccttagttacggctaatgatagcataggaaccaagtttgatcgaagaaaaatcgagccccataattacctaaagtggccgagccctattaagggggaggaggaaaatttccttttccgaaaacttgtctttcgcgctagattatcgtaccttagagtatagattacttcgtgtaaccttagtaagtatcgatagcttagttttcgatagattctgatagtatttctgtgactttgctttaaaggaacttttgaggaatttcctgaggagcaacgctttgcttgtgaggaagagttagaagataatcctggagaatctacaggtgagggcttctcactgaatctctagttaatgcttagggtcgatgtttcgacattgtttactgtttatgcactggaattgtgtgtgattggaaaatgttttctgaggcttcggctgacaatgtagatgattcatctactgaatgtttttgagattgtcttacatgctatgtgctatgtgggtaatctaggatgtgtggtgcatgctttatatgctaagtgctaagtgtttatgatgcgatttattgatatatgacatgttgttgattgtgatgatttaaatatgctctgtactggaatctgagattctgaatggtgagaatagcgggcaggtcatgccgattttattttgagagttttgagaaagtttgataggacgaacgaggttcgggccttaattttgtttagtggatcgagacatcctctggaagcgacttgggatttggagatcctgcaaatgtataagacttccaattcataagaccttaaataacctcaaaatctttaagtaatgataacaacctcgaaggaaggcattggaagtcaaatcatagttttggaaaagcgaggagtgtcgtcggatccaagtgttgaggagtttggtaagttctgagcatgttggtactccttcgctcgttgagcagtttgttagccatccaagggatgagccgagaagcttcactgaggcgtgagaccttgtgaatgcgtgatactccactgaggcgtgagaccttgtggaaagcatggaccttcactgaggcgtgagacctcgtgaacagcatgaagcttcactgaggcgtgagaccttgtgaatgcgggatactccactgaggcgtgagaccttgtggaaagcatggaactccactgaggcgtgagaccttgtgagagcatgaaacttcactgaagcgtgagacttcgtgagagcattgatgacccgaagagtcatcgtgagtggttgcactcattttatgattattgtattttgtcgcagaatcgactttaccttagggtaagcttttagagactttaatttacctagaacacgtggcgacgtgtcgagtgagatcggagacgttggttgactaatcatcctgcattcatgcaacattaatggggtattaacacaggacgtactctggacctcgtcggattccaaaatgatcataagacccggatttccgtgaaagagcgtttgtaaacgtctcttgtagcagaccgaaatggcagacctacgggttacggctgatctgactacctttgtgtggtgtaagaggcacgcgggccgaaatggcaccaccgtggctggtgaagggctgatccgttgatgtccatccgttccggattgcatattggttgactgggttaacctgcatatcatttcatgcaacatgcatactgacatagttgatgagtgtgtttgatacttgttagttgtacttgatgcatgttaactgtgatttacagtcgttatattctttgtggaaatatgcaaccctaggatgttatccctagttataagcctaagtggctattatcttatttatatctattggtgctattatttacataattctttggagttgaccctcgcgtcttctgtgtgtgctttggcgaacaaacgccctttgtcagatatctttggcgggctgattcatgatggttcatccttcgggaggaactagggttgagatgcgggaactggagcgtatcgcggtagcgagaggaggacggatggtgtacatagactaggtcgttctggattcagattcgggcgacgatcacgctagcatgtaggttttagtgctggtgtgagctcctcgagatgggattagtgtaggagtagagtcttagctctgaacatcatttgttttctttggggacagggtagtttcccacctatagctttttgtgtggttctttacgagaatcacagagagttggttggacttaggaggtcttgcttcaggccgatgggccagcttattctcagttttgagggatggtgttgcggacacttg from Lotus japonicus ecotype B-129 chromosome 2, LjGifu_v1.2 includes:
- the LOC130736349 gene encoding uncharacterized protein LOC130736349, yielding MAEIRARAITYILDEEDDAFKRKRAKMEKEGDQRDASSEGKQSKVKGEGGKQRDKKIKSGERAAKEPLYPRKESFKRCRPDIVISSIDFEGIKTHKDDPVVVMVRINIFNVRRVLLDQESSADIIYGDAFDQLGLTENDLMPYIGTLVGFSGEQVWVRGYLDLDTVFGVDEDAKLLRVRYLVLQVVASYNVIIGRNTLNRLCAVISTAHLAVKYPLICEKGGKNSG
- the LOC130736350 gene encoding uncharacterized protein LOC130736350; this translates as MTSQASSDSTPETVTTPTVVPPVAPLTTPAKSDFHPALAVSNIRNNIPIRLDMGTDRYGTWAELFRIHARSHRVLHHIVPGADKPPPLVTDPTYEQWATLDATVLQWIFSTISVDLMTTIMELDSTALSAWTRLADRFHDNQNARAVTLEQEFSVVRMEAFPTVATYCQRLKTLSDQLRDVGAPVNNHRLVLQLISGLTDAYKGVATLIRQSNPLPSFHQARSMLTLEEAGMAKMKPVEPPTAYVATQPRPSDASSQSSDCRSSNRSRSHNFKGRGGNRGNGGGL